A portion of the Tiliqua scincoides isolate rTilSci1 chromosome 3, rTilSci1.hap2, whole genome shotgun sequence genome contains these proteins:
- the ECRG4 gene encoding augurin isoform X1 has translation MLLLSSRGLLPGAALALLLLVCLSPGVSRGNKLKLMLQKREAPVPVKAEVSVKEDKAKEFLSSLKRQKRQLWDRSQPDVQQWYQQFLYLGFDEAKFEDDVSYWSNLGRSGHEYYGGYYQHHYDEDAPIGPRNPYTFRHGASVNYDDY, from the exons ATGCTGCTGCTCTCCAGCAGGGGGCTGCTGCCCGGGGCCGCCTTGGCGCTGCTCCTGCTCGTCTGCCTGAGTCCCG GTGTTTCGCGAGGAAATAAACTTAAACTGATGCTTCAAAAACGAGAGG CCCCAGTTCCAGTGAAGGCAGAGGTGTCCGTCAAGGAAGATAAGGCCAAGGAATTTTTGAGCAGCCTGAAACGCCAGAAACGCCAGCTTTGGGACAGGAGTCAGCCTGATGTACAACAGTGGTACCAACAATTTCTCTACTTGGGATTTGATGAAGCT AAATTTGAAGATGATGTCTCCTATTGGTCAAATCTAGGTCGTAGCGGCCATGAATATTATGGTGGTTATTACCAGCACCATTACGATGAAGATGCACCAATTGGACCACGAAACCCATACACCTTCCGCCATGGAGCAAGTGTCAACTACGATGATTATTAA
- the ECRG4 gene encoding augurin isoform X2 produces the protein MLLLSSRGLLPGAALALLLLVCLSPAPVPVKAEVSVKEDKAKEFLSSLKRQKRQLWDRSQPDVQQWYQQFLYLGFDEAKFEDDVSYWSNLGRSGHEYYGGYYQHHYDEDAPIGPRNPYTFRHGASVNYDDY, from the exons ATGCTGCTGCTCTCCAGCAGGGGGCTGCTGCCCGGGGCCGCCTTGGCGCTGCTCCTGCTCGTCTGCCTGAGTCCCG CCCCAGTTCCAGTGAAGGCAGAGGTGTCCGTCAAGGAAGATAAGGCCAAGGAATTTTTGAGCAGCCTGAAACGCCAGAAACGCCAGCTTTGGGACAGGAGTCAGCCTGATGTACAACAGTGGTACCAACAATTTCTCTACTTGGGATTTGATGAAGCT AAATTTGAAGATGATGTCTCCTATTGGTCAAATCTAGGTCGTAGCGGCCATGAATATTATGGTGGTTATTACCAGCACCATTACGATGAAGATGCACCAATTGGACCACGAAACCCATACACCTTCCGCCATGGAGCAAGTGTCAACTACGATGATTATTAA